CGCCCATCGAGGAAACCATCACGTCGATGCGCGCGCCGGGCTTCATGAACGCGCCGATGTCGGCGGTGATCATGACGGCGGCGATGTTCTTCGACTTGATGTCGGTCGCGGCGACGCTGAGGCCGTAGCGCTGTAGCGTGTTGGAAATGGCGCGGAGCGTGGAGAGCGCGTTGCTGTCGCCTTCGCCGGCGAGGCCGACGATGAGGCCGTAGCCGACGAGCTGATTGTCACGGCCGCCCTCGACGAGCGTGAGGTCCTTCACGCGCGCGGCGTGCGAAACGGAGGCGACGACGAAAACCGCCAGGGCGCAGGTGGCCGCGCGGCGGAGAAGAGAGGAGAAGGTGCGTCGTGCTGTGTTCATCCGTGATCCTGAGTGGACCGAAGTCGTGTGTTACATCGCGTCAGAACGGGCGGAGTTTTTCGTAGAGCTTCGAGAGCCAGCCGCGTTTCTGGGCGTCGGTGAGCGCGCCTTCGGCGACGAACTCGACGCGAGCGTCGGCGATGTTGGAGGAAAGGATGGTGTTGTCGGCGGCGATGTCGTCCGGGCGCACGAGGCCGTGGAGGACGATGTATTGCGTCTCGCCGGAGAACGTGACGACGCGCATGCCCTCGATCACGAGGTTGCCGTTGGGCATCACGTCCGTGACGAGCACAGCGGCGCGGCTGCTGAGCGACTGGTTGTTCACCGTCTGGCCGCCGCCGGAGTAGTCGCCCTTGCCGGTGATGTTGGTGGCGGGGAGTTCGCCGTTGTGCGTGCCGAGCTTGCTGGCGGCGACGGAGAACATGAATTGGCTGACCGCGTCCTCGATGGTGGACTTGCGGGTGGCGGATTTGCTCTGGGTGTTCGTGGCCGCGACGCTTTCGATGACGACGATGGTGAGGATGTCGCCGGAACGGGAAGCCTTGCGATCGGCGAACATGCCGCGCGAGCCCGAGGAAGGCGTCCACAACGACTCGCCGCGCACGCCGGCGGTGCCGAGCGCGAGGAGTGCGATCAGGGCGGCGGCGCGAAGCTCAGAAGCGGACTTGGACGCGGTTTTCATCGATGACGAACGCGGAGAAATCTTTCTTCGAGTCGAGATTGCGGACGGTGACGACTTCGCCCTGTGCGCCATTCTGCATGGCGAGGGCCTTCATCGTGACGACGAGCATGCCGTCGGCGGCGGAGACTTCGACCAGCTCGCCTTTCTTGACGAGCGGGCGGCGGGCAATGTCGCGCCAGGTGAGGAGGCGGCCGGCTTGGATGCCGCGCACGAAATTGAACGAGTGATCGCCGACGGCGGCGGGCAGCGCGTCGCGCTCGCGGAGCAGGTCGACGCGGCGGGTCTCGAGGATGGAGGCGTCGAACGGCGTGTTGTTCGAGATGGGCTGGCGGGCAACCCAAGCGTCGCGCCAGAGCGCGGCGCGGAGCGTGAGCGTGGTCTCGCCGAGCGACTGGCCGTCCGCGAGGATGCGGCAGCGCAGGAGCATGGAGGTGGCGGCGACGGAAGGATACTCGCTGATCTGGATCTGCCAGTCGCGGGCGACGCGATCAGGCGAAGTCCACGGGCGGATGAACTCGAGCTGCAGGTCGCCCTCGAGATTGAAGTGCGCGGAGAGGTCGCGGGTGAGCGCGGCGGTGAAATTTTCCTGGCTGAGCGGCATCGCGACAGTCGCGGCCGGCTCGTCGGCGCGGAGCGCGCAGAGGGCGAAAAAGGCGACGAAGGTGACGAGGAGGCGGGGCATGGCGATCAGCGCTTCATGTTGGCCACGTTCTGCAGCATCTCGTCGGAGGACTGCACGGACTTGGAATTAATTTCGTAGGCGCGCTGGGCGACGATGAGCGCGACCATTTCCTCGACGATGTTCACGTTGGAGGCCTCGATGTAGCCTTGGATGGTGCGGCCGAAGCCGTTTTCGCCGGGGTTGCCGGTCTCGGGCGTGCCGGAGGCGGCCGTCTCTTCGTAGACGTTGCCGCCCATGGAGCGGAGGCCCGCGGGATTGGCGAAGCGCGTCATGGTGAGGCGGAAGGTCGTGCTGCCACTCGAGGACTGGACCGTGACCTGGCCGTCCTCAGAAATGGAGACGTTCGAGCCGGCGGGGATGGTCTGCATGCCGCTGAGGATCGGCATGCCGTCGACGGTGACGACCTGGCCTTGGGCGTTGAGCTTGAAGGAGCCGTCGCGGGTGTAGCCGATAGTGCCGTCGGGGCGCTGCACCTCGAAGAAGCCGTCGCCTTGGATCGCGATGTCGAGCTTCTCGCCGGTGTTGGTGAGCTGGCCTTGGGTGAAAACCTTGGAGGTCGCGGCGACGCGGGAGCCGTTGCCGACTTCGATGCCGGTGGGGACGAGGTTGCCGCCGCCGGAGTCGGAGCCGGAGGCGCGCGGCTTCTGGTAGAGCAGGTCCTGGAACTCGATCTTGCTGCGCTTGAAGCCCGGGGTGTTCACGTTCGCGAGGTTGTTCGCGATCGTGTTCAGGTTGAGCTGCTGGGCCTCCATGCCGGTGGCGGCCGAGTAAAGGGAGAGATTCATGGCGTCAGCAGTTCGGGGTTAGCAGAAAATCCGCCCCCCACGACTGGGGCCGGCCCGGCCCCACACCGGGCGCGGCCATGCAGTCGTGATATAGCGGTTGTCTATATGGGGAATTCATTGGCGCGGTGGCGCTCAGCCGAGGGCTTGGAGGGTTTTCTCCATCTGCTCGTCGGCACTGGTGATGATCTTCTGGTTGGCCTCGTAGGCGCGGCTGATGAGGACGAGGTCGACCATTTCGCGGAGCGGCTGGACGTTGCTCTGCTCGAGGTAACCCTGCATCAGCTCGGGATCGGACATGTTGTCCTTCCCGGCCTCGGGGCCGGCCACGAACATGCCGCCCGCGGTCGGCATGAGGGCGGCCGGATTCGAGAACTTGTAGATGCCGAGTTTGCCGAGCGCCGTGCTGCCTTGGAAAATCGTGCCGTCGCGGTTGATCGTGATCGCGCCGCCGCCGGGGAGCATCGTGATCTGGTTGCCGCCCTCAGTCAGGACCGGCAGGCCGCCCGCACCGACGAGCGTGCGCTCCGGCGTCATGCGGAACTCACCGCTGCGCGTGTAGAGCTTCTGGCCGCCGGGACCGTCCATCTCGAAGAAACCGTCGCCCTGGATCGCGACATCGAGCTCGCGGCGCGTGGGCTGCGTCTCGCCGGTCATGAAATTGATGCCGGTGGTGACCTTGGTGAAGAGCACGGCGTGCTCGTTTTCCGGGCCGGCGTTCTTGGCGTCGGGGCGGATGTTCCACTTGCCCGCGACCTGCGAGGAGAACTCGACGGTGCGCTTGCGGTAACCGGTCGTCTGCGCAGAGGTGATGTTCTGCGACGTAGCGTCCTGCCAGCGTTCGAGAGCCGACATCGAGGAGGCGCTTTGGTAGAGACCGATATTCATCCGGCACGGCAAAAAGCAACGCCGGTGCCAACGATTTCGAGCGCGCCATTAGCCAGCGAGGACCAACGAATTAAAAAATTCGCCGTCTCGGCACATCGTTCATCCCCCTCCCTGCCCTCGCCCGGTCCGGCAATCTTTGCCGCCGCTTCGGAAAAATCTGCCCGGCCATGAAAAAGCCGCACCGTAGGGTGCGGCAAATTCATCGGCACGTTCGCGCGTGCGACTCAGAAAAACTTCTTCGCTTTGTCGAAAAAGCTCTTGGCCACCGGCTGGTCGACGTCGCCGCAGGCCTGCGAGAACTCCTCGAGCTTCTTGCGCTGGTCGCTGTTGAGCGAAGTCGGCACCTCGACGTGCACGCGGATCAGCTGGTCGCCGTGCGCGCCGCCGCGCAGGTGCGGCATGCCGCGACCTTTCAGGCGGAACGTCGTGGCGGATTGCGTGCCGGCCGGGATTTTCAGCGTGGCCTTGCCCTGCAACGTCGGCACCTCGATCGTGCCGCCGAGCGTGGCGATGGTGAACTTGATCGGGATCTCCGTGAACAGGTCGTCGCCCTGCCGCTCGAAAATCTCGTGCTCCTTCACGTGCACGACGATGTAGAGATCGCCCGCCGAGCCGCCCATGGTGCCCGCCTCGCCGTTGCCGGCGGAGCGGAGCTTCGAGCCGGTGTCGACGCCGGGCGGGATGCGGACGTTGATCTTGGTCGTTTCCTGCACGCGGCCCTCGCCGTCGCACTTCGCGCACACGCGTTCGAAGCGCGCGCCGCTGCCGTGGCAGGTCGGGCACACCTGCCGCACGTGGAAAAAGCCGCGCGAAGTCGTGACCTGCCCCGCACCACGGCACGTCGGGCACGTCGTGCGCTTCGAGCCGGGCTCGGCGCCGCTGCCATCGCAATGCGAGCAGGTGCCGAGGCGCCGGAACGAAATTTCCTTCTCCACGCCGTGTGCCGCTTCCTCGAGGGAAATCTCGATGTCGTAACGCAGGTCGGAGCCGCGCGACGCGCCGCCCTGGCCGCCGCCTCCGCCAAAAAATTCATCGAACATCCCGCCGCCGCCTCCTCCGCCCTGACCGAAGACTTCGCGGAAGATGTCGAACGGATCGTGGAAACCGCCGCCCGCGCCGCCCGGGAAACCGCCGCCGCCGCGCGCGCCGCCCATGCCGCCTTGCTGAAACGCGGCGTGGCCGAACTGGTCGTAGGCCGCGCGCTTCTGCGGGTCTTTCAGCACCTCGTAGGCTTCGGAGACTTTCTTGAACATCTCCTCCGCCTCCTTGTTGCCGGGATTCTTGTCCGGGTGATACTGCACGGCCTTCTTGCGATAGGCCTTCTTCAAGTCCTCCTCGCTGGCGTTCTTCGCCACGCCGAGCAGCTCGTAATAGTCTTCCTTCTTGGACGTCGCCATGGTCAGGCCTTCGTCTCGGGCTTGGCCGGGCCGCTCGACACGATCACCGACGCCGGGCGCACGAGGCGACCGTTCAGCGAGTAACCGAGCCGCACCACGGCAATGACCTTCTCCTCCGCGACTTTGTCGTCGGGTTGGTGCGAGATGCACTCGTGCTGGTGCGGGTCGAACGCGGCGCCGACGGGGTTGATTTCCTTCAACCCGTGGCGGCCGAGCGCGGCCTTGAACTGCTCCAACACCATTCCGACGCCGTCGACGATCGACTTCGCGTCGCCGCTCTGCTGCTTCGCGGCAGCAAGGCCGAGGCTGAGATTGTCGAGTGTCGGGATAAGGTCCTCGACGACGTTGGCGGTCGCGTATTGGCGGAGCTCGTCCTTCTCGCGCACGGTGCGCTTACGGAAATTTTCCAGATCGGCGACGGAGCGCAGATAACGTTCCTGCGCGGCCTGCGCTTCGGCGCGCGCGACGGCGAGCTGCTCGTCGGCGGACGACGTGGCTTTCGCGGCCTCGGGCGCGGGTTTGGCGTCGGCGGGCTTCGCGGCCGCGTCGGACGCGGGAGGAGTCTTCGGAGTTTCGGTCTGGCTGGTTTCGCTCATGCGGAACGGCGGAAAGTAGGCGTGAGTTTTGCGGTTTTCAAGTGTGGCCGTGCGACAGTTTCGAAGCTGGGGCGGGCCCGCCGGGATCGCCGCGTGGGCGGCATGGCGTCCCTAGCGGAGCCGGCGGTCCCGCCCTACCCCAGGCGTGTCACACGCGGGCGAAATTCTCCGTCACGAGCGCCAGCGTGTCCTCGCTCGCGGTGAAGGCGAAAGCCTCCGCGAACGGCAGCAGGACGTTCTCGCCACGTTCGACGGTCTCGTCGCCGGCCTGCAAGCGGCCGGTCACGACCGAAAGCAGGCGCGGTTGCTCGCGACCGGCGAACTCGAGGCGCGCCCCGCGCGCGAGGCGCACGCGGCGAATGCCGAACTCCGCGCAATCCGCGAGCACGTCGCCCGGCTCGCTCGCACGCAGCAGGTGCGGCGCGGGCGCGGTGTTCGCCGTGAGACAGGCCAGCGATTGCTCGACGTGCATCTGGCGCGGCTTGCCGTCGAGGCCGACGCGGCCCCAATCGTAGA
This portion of the Candidatus Didemnitutus sp. genome encodes:
- a CDS encoding flagellar basal body L-ring protein FlgH: MKTASKSASELRAAALIALLALGTAGVRGESLWTPSSGSRGMFADRKASRSGDILTIVVIESVAATNTQSKSATRKSTIEDAVSQFMFSVAASKLGTHNGELPATNITGKGDYSGGGQTVNNQSLSSRAAVLVTDVMPNGNLVIEGMRVVTFSGETQYIVLHGLVRPDDIAADNTILSSNIADARVEFVAEGALTDAQKRGWLSKLYEKLRPF
- the flgA gene encoding flagellar basal body P-ring formation protein FlgA — its product is MPRLLVTFVAFFALCALRADEPAATVAMPLSQENFTAALTRDLSAHFNLEGDLQLEFIRPWTSPDRVARDWQIQISEYPSVAATSMLLRCRILADGQSLGETTLTLRAALWRDAWVARQPISNNTPFDASILETRRVDLLRERDALPAAVGDHSFNFVRGIQAGRLLTWRDIARRPLVKKGELVEVSAADGMLVVTMKALAMQNGAQGEVVTVRNLDSKKDFSAFVIDENRVQVRF
- the flgG gene encoding flagellar basal-body rod protein FlgG, which produces MNLSLYSAATGMEAQQLNLNTIANNLANVNTPGFKRSKIEFQDLLYQKPRASGSDSGGGNLVPTGIEVGNGSRVAATSKVFTQGQLTNTGEKLDIAIQGDGFFEVQRPDGTIGYTRDGSFKLNAQGQVVTVDGMPILSGMQTIPAGSNVSISEDGQVTVQSSSGSTTFRLTMTRFANPAGLRSMGGNVYEETAASGTPETGNPGENGFGRTIQGYIEASNVNIVEEMVALIVAQRAYEINSKSVQSSDEMLQNVANMKR
- a CDS encoding flagellar hook-basal body protein, which codes for MNIGLYQSASSMSALERWQDATSQNITSAQTTGYRKRTVEFSSQVAGKWNIRPDAKNAGPENEHAVLFTKVTTGINFMTGETQPTRRELDVAIQGDGFFEMDGPGGQKLYTRSGEFRMTPERTLVGAGGLPVLTEGGNQITMLPGGGAITINRDGTIFQGSTALGKLGIYKFSNPAALMPTAGGMFVAGPEAGKDNMSDPELMQGYLEQSNVQPLREMVDLVLISRAYEANQKIITSADEQMEKTLQALG
- the dnaJ gene encoding molecular chaperone DnaJ, with protein sequence MATSKKEDYYELLGVAKNASEEDLKKAYRKKAVQYHPDKNPGNKEAEEMFKKVSEAYEVLKDPQKRAAYDQFGHAAFQQGGMGGARGGGGFPGGAGGGFHDPFDIFREVFGQGGGGGGGMFDEFFGGGGGQGGASRGSDLRYDIEISLEEAAHGVEKEISFRRLGTCSHCDGSGAEPGSKRTTCPTCRGAGQVTTSRGFFHVRQVCPTCHGSGARFERVCAKCDGEGRVQETTKINVRIPPGVDTGSKLRSAGNGEAGTMGGSAGDLYIVVHVKEHEIFERQGDDLFTEIPIKFTIATLGGTIEVPTLQGKATLKIPAGTQSATTFRLKGRGMPHLRGGAHGDQLIRVHVEVPTSLNSDQRKKLEEFSQACGDVDQPVAKSFFDKAKKFF
- a CDS encoding nucleotide exchange factor GrpE, producing the protein MSETSQTETPKTPPASDAAAKPADAKPAPEAAKATSSADEQLAVARAEAQAAQERYLRSVADLENFRKRTVREKDELRQYATANVVEDLIPTLDNLSLGLAAAKQQSGDAKSIVDGVGMVLEQFKAALGRHGLKEINPVGAAFDPHQHECISHQPDDKVAEEKVIAVVRLGYSLNGRLVRPASVIVSSGPAKPETKA